The following nucleotide sequence is from Triticum dicoccoides isolate Atlit2015 ecotype Zavitan chromosome 7B, WEW_v2.0, whole genome shotgun sequence.
AAAACTATCAGCCCAACAAAAGAAAATTTGTATAAAATGATTTGTTTGCATATACATGTGTCAGAATAAGTTTTTTTTGGTGGCTGAGTCAGGCTGCAGAGCCCCAAATATCCTCTGACGGGTTGAGCTGCGCCCTTCCATTCCGCCGCTAGGGTGTGGAGGGGTCATGGTGGCAGGTGCTTTGGGGCCGTGGAGCCACAGCGGTGGCGACGATTGTTTCGCGGACGGGGAGAAGAGGGGAGCGGAGGTGGCGCCATGGCAGCCGGGCTCCGCATCTGCGAGTTGTGTGCTGTAGAGCGGAAGGTAGTGAGGATAAAGTGGGTCGCATAATTACTAATATGAAATATATCTATTATTTATTTCCAAAATGAAATTTACGAGTCCTTACTTTTATAGGACTAAAGTAAAAGATCTTATAAAAGTTTACTGAGAAAGTACTTAATACGGTATATCTACAACCACTAAAATAGAGTTTATGAAATAACTACCACAACAGTTAAGAGTTCATTTTTTACCAAAAAAAACTGTTACGAGTTTACGATGTTATAATGTGCATAATCGTGGGATAAGGTTGCAAAAAAGCACTAGTACTGGTAGTTTGACGGACTTTCTAAACTCATGTTCTGGCACCCCTTCCTTAAAAATTCCACCTCCGACTTCCCCATGAGGTCTCCCTTCTGCTCGTCTTTGGTGACCACGGTGGTCAACGCTGGATTGGATGGATTTCTGTATCGTAGATTCAGATGGTGAGTAAGTGTCTCCGACAAATAAAATGATGGTGTATTTTGAAACTTGTCGCAATGATTTTCATCTCCCTTTGGGGGGCCACGCCCGTGATGAAGAGGCGTAGGGGAAGTGATCCTCAATGCTCGATCCTTCGGCGGTATTCCTTAGTCGGTTTTATGGTGAAGCTTTGGCCCGTCTGGCTTAATCCccatttctttcttttttcttgttgGAATAAATCTCAATTAGATGGTCTGTGGAGGAAATAGTTTCTCCTTTTCGTCCCTTTGTTTgatttgaaatttcaaaaaaaaaagtacAACAAAAGAAAATTTGTATAAAATGATTTGTTAGCATAAANNNNNNNNNNNNNNNNNNNNNNNNNNNNNNNNNNNNNNNNNNNNNNNNNNNNNNNNNNNNNNNNNNNNNNNNNNNNNNNNNNNNNNNNNNNNNNNNNNNNNNNNNNNNNNNNNNNNNNNNNNNNNNNNNNNNNNNNNNNNNNNNNNNNNNNNNNNNNNNNNNNNNNNNNNNNNNNNNNNNNNNNNNNNNNNNNNNNNNNNNNNNNNNNNNNNNNNNNNNNNNNNNNNNNNNNNNNNNNNNNNNNNNNNNNNNNNNNNNNNNNNNNNNNNNNNNNNNNNNNNNNNNNNNNNNNNNNNNNNNNNNNNNNNNNNNNNNNNNNNNNNNNNNNNNNNNNNNNNNNNNNNNNNNNNNNNNNNNNNNNNNNNNNNNNNNNNNNNNNNNNNTTTTTTGAGGTGGCAGAGTCTGGCTGCAGAGCCCCAGCCAAATCGAACGGCTCGGCTCAACCAGACCGAGGGGATTCCGCCGCTAGGGTTAGTGGCCGCCggtccgctgccgccgccgccggccgacgCGTTCACCTTCCTCCTCCGCCCTCTCGTCCCTGAAGCTGCCCCGAGATTcgagtcgtcgccgccgccgccccagacAGGTAATCCTGCAATCCTGCAATCTTGAATAAAAAGTGTCAAATCTTGCAAAATCTGCATAGTAGCCAAATCCGGCAATCCATTGCTTCATACTGCACAAATGGAAGATTCCTAGCTAGTAAGAACATATGAGCTTAATCTGTATGTAGACTCTAGTGCAGAAACAATAGCCTAAGCTTTGCCCTACACAACTGGGAGCATTCCCCATGTCCAGGTTGCTATGATTCAGCAGGCTGATGTGATTATGTAGTTACCAGTGAAGCTATTTATCTGGTAGGATTGGTCATGACATGTCTGTTTTTTCTTTCCCAGTTCTACCAAACAAGCAGGTGGTGTGCTCTAGTAGTTGATATCTGTAATTACACTTGAATTCTCAGTTTTTATCAGTGGAATGGAAGTGAGTTAGGATTTAAATGTGGCTGCTGAGAGAAACCGATACGGCTCCTCCTTGTTTCATCAGAAATAAATTGCTTGCATTAGGAAATTGTTCAACTGTCTACTTCTGGCAATAATATTATTTCCTGTTCTGGGTTTCAAGTTCTGATCCATTTTCTCTAACTTTACAGTGCCACACAGACCTAGCAGCTAGCTACCTCTGAAGGAAAAAAAAACTTGCGGCCATCATGCCAGCAGCACCGCCGCCGACGCTCCCCGAGGAGCTTGTCGAAGAGAtcctcctccgcatcccacccgaCGAGCCTGCCGGCCTCCTTCGTGCCTCCCTCGTCTGCAAGTCCTGGAGCCAGGCCGTCTCCCATCGCGGATTCCGGCGCCGCCTCCACGATTTCCACCGGGCACCCCCCGTGCTCGGGTTTCTCCATGATTGGGACGACGAGAACATCCCCGACTTCATCTCCGCCACTGTGTCGCCCTTCTCCCCTGCCGTCCCAGACAGGTGGCTCTGGCAGGCCGTCGACTGCCGCCACGGCCGCGCCCTCTTCCTCTCTGATGACCCTGATGCTGAGGAACTCCTGGTGTGGGAGCCAATCACGGGTTCCCAGCAGCGTGTGCCAGTGCCCGTGATGTCTGATATCGGCCGCACAACCGCCGCAGTGTTCTGCACAGCAGACGGGTGCGACCACTGCAACTGCCATGGGGGCCCTTTCTGCGTTGTCTTCATCTTCTCCGTCGACAGCGAAGATCCTGACGACGGGGAATATGACACGGCGGCATGTGTATACTCGTCAGAGACCGGTGCTTGGGGCGAGCTGACCTTGATGCATGGGGAGTTCTACATGCATTTCACATATTATTCCAGTGTGCTTGTTGGGGAGTCTTTGCTCTACTTCGTGACTGATGGTGGGTTGATCCTGGAGTATGACATGGCAATGCATGGGCTGACTTGGTTCAAGGCACCATACTCTTGCTACTCTAAGGGTATACCCAGTTTCATTCTCATGCCGGCGGAGGACGGTGGACTGGGACTCGTTGAAGAATTGGATCCGCATCTGAAATTGTGGTCAAGGGAGATGACTGATGCCCGATGGATACCCAGCCGGATTATCAACTTGGGAAGTTTGTCTCTAAATGGTGCTCAAATGGGTGCAGCATGTCCGGTCCACGTGTTGGGCTTTGCGGAGGGAGTAAGCGTCATTGTTGTGACCACGGCTGCCGGCCTCTTCACAGTTCAAATACAATCAGAGGAGATAACCAGGGTGTGCGATGATCATGGATATGGTAACCTGATTCCTGTTGTCGGCTTCTACACTCCTACGCCCCGAGGTGAGCACATGAGAAAAAGGGTTATGATAGGCAGCACTAGGGTTATTtagcagcttaaccaactagcgattgaatttagttttttcttttctttccgtgAATGTGCTTCTTGGTGCAAATTCGATTGGCTATGTAGCTAGCTTGACCAGGCTGTTTCCTTCATGTTACAGTGGCAGAAGCTGAAGCATAAGCTGGTGGGTCGCATTGAAAATGGTGAATCCTGGAGTGCGGCCTGATCGACAGAGGTGGAGTTGGCCTTGTATGTTCCTCACAATTTTGTGCCATCTATCTGATCTTGTCGTGGGTTGAGGATCTTGTTAAGCCACTGGGCCTTTTGGTCTTTTCCTTGAAATTACACCAAACATATTTGCTTTATTTTCTCTTGGAGTCACCATGCTTTCTCAAATATGCACAATCCTCACTCTGAACCCACCTATTATAGGACAGGTTGTGCCAGATCTTCTCAATTCTGGAGAGCCTTGCATGCCATAAAAAGATGGTTTAAGTCAGGGTTGGCTTATAGCGTGGGAATTTCTTTTTAGACATGATGTCTGGCTGGTGGACACACCTTTAGGAATTCAGTTCAGTACCCTGTTTTCTTGttgtgacttgtgacttgtgagCAACAAAATGGGGTGGTTTTATCCTTGGCAAATGGGAACTACTTCAAGGTTTGCTGCCAGTTAGCGGGGTGGTGGCTTTAGCTGGTGGTTTTCATTTTGTCCGGCGTGTTTTGTCAGCTTGCGACGTGCAACTTTCATTTTCTGGCAGTTTTTGTGTGATCTATCTAGTGTTGCAGAGCGTCGAGGGCCTTGTAAAGCTTTGAGTAAAAGCTGGGCCTTGGTTTTTTTTTTTCTCTAAAATACACCAACTTTCATTCCATTATGTTTTCTCTGCCATGCATGCACACTCATCTGGACACTCACTAGTCAGAAATTATATACACGCTCTTATCAGCTAGCTAGGATTTCATTGTTTAGCTGTCCAGTCTGAAACAACAGTATATAGCACAAAATTTTTTCTCAGGTTCTTGCTCATGTGTCATGTCAGTACACAACCAACCATATGACAAGTGATTGAAAATTAGGTTGTGGAACATTAGATAATTCTGTAGTACGATCAGTGACACCAGGTAATTAGATTTCTGGGGCTTTTACAATATCAAATGGGAAGATATCGACCAGTGATAAAAATAATCAGGCATCGGCACGTAATAAAGGTTAAAAATAACCAAGTGACATGACAAAGCCGAAGTAGTATGCACAAAAGGAAAGATTTTTTGCATTCTATCTAACATGACGATTACAGAGCTTTGATCTGGAATCTTGGAGTCACCATGGTTTCTCAAATATGCACAATTCTTTCTTGACATGATGTCTGGGCCAGACTGGCTGGGGGGCGCACCATTAGAAATTCAGTTCAGTACCCTGTTTTCTTGTTGTGACTTGTGAGCAACAAAATGGGGTGGTTTTATCCTTGGGGAATGGGAACTACTGCAAGGTTTGCTGCCAGTTAGTGATCTGGTGGTTTTCATTTTATCCAGTGTCTTTTGTCAGCTTGCGACGTGCACCTTTTATTTTCTTGCTGTTTTGCGGGATCTATCTGGTGTTGCTGACCGTCGATGGCCTCGTAAAGCCTTCAGTAGAAGCTGGGCCTTGGGGTCTTTCCTGTAAAATACATCAACTGTCATTTCATTTTGTTTTCTCAGCCATGCATGCGCACTCATCTGGACACTCACTAGTCAGAAATTATATATGCTCTTATCAAGTGCGCAATCCAGTAATGGACAGTTTATACAAGTTGTGCTGCAGCTTAATAGTAGTGTTTACGTATCTGAACAGCAAGCGGTACGCCAGGTTCGTCAGAGTTAACAGGCTAGGTAGGATGAGGCAGCAGCTGTAGCACTTGAACGTTTTCTTCTCAGGTTCTTGCTTGCTACTAGAACTGAACTGCATTCTAATAATTAAGCTTCAGCCTTGTAAGTAAGTCGACGGCAGGAAGATTGGATGCACTGATCAGCATACAGCAAGCATTCATGATCTTCCAAGgccgtcatcgtcatcgtcgtcttcgtcgtcgtcatctcGCATGCAGGCTAGAGGGAACGAAAACAGAGGAGGCCCTGTTTTCAATCTTGGACCTTCAGGGTTCAGGTTCAGGTTCGTCAAGAGGCTGACGCACACCTGCAAAGAAAAACCCTGAATCATCCATCATCCACatgtaatgtactccctccgtcccatagtgtagtgttaaaacacgtcttatattatgggacggagggagtaacatttttaAAGTCGTGAATCACGACCACTGGATGAAATTAATTGCCTTTGAAATCTTTGACCATGAAGCACTTCGTCGAGACTCATTGCGGGTTACTTCTGTAGTTCTGTGTTTTGGATGAAACAACTAATTTAACTTCTGAATTCAGATTTCTGCATTCACCCTTGGCGGTTAATTATTCTGCACGCAGAAACCCAGCAATGGAAAACGAGAGActaggaaaatgatgaacaaggtaaTTTCTACATTCATCATGGATATGACTGCTCAGTCGTTACTTTGAGTCGTTGGTCGACAGGCGAATGCCAACTGAAACTCTGACAGTTTGACACACAAACATTATCATACGCACGCAATGTCTACCTTCTTCAGAGTATTATGTAGCTGGTTGTAGCATCTATGAATGAAAAACCCGACCTGTTCCTTCCAATATTGCATGAAACTTGTTTTGATTAGCGTCGACAGGGGCGGAGCTGGGCCCAGGCCTGGGGCGTAGGTTTTTCCCCAGTTACTACCTAGTGTATTGGCCCGGGGTAGAGCCCACCCCAACATAGCCGAAGGCCCAAGTGGCAGGTTCATACCCACGTAGCTCTCCGCCGCTACGCACGCACGCATTGGCACGACCCAGGCATGACCTAGTCGCACCCTCCCTGCTCGGCTGCTCCTGCGCCGCCTGCCGCCTCCGTCCTGCACGAGATCGCGGCCCCGGTCCCTGGCTTCTAGCCGCAGTCACCATCCCTCGTCTGCCGCCGGCTGCCCTCCTTGGGCATACTCACACCCCAGCACTGCAGCACTCCCGAGGCTCTGATCCGACTCCATGAGATGATTCTGAGGCTCTGACCTCGACGCAGGTATTTGAAGGAGAGCTCCCTAGTTTTATTTCGATTCGCTTCCTGGATTTCACCTGTCGCAATGGAATGGAGATTGGTTTGAGAAAACAAATCATTGTTATTACTGTCTAGCTATGTTCGGCAATGTGATGCTGTACTGAATATACTGCTTGTGTGGGTAATGAAATATGATATAGAGACAATGGAGAAAACTCGTTCAGTTACATTAATGGGAATAGTCCACCTTTCTTTGTACCAGTTCGTTGTACTGGGTGTATGAGTGTATGCATTGTGTATGTTAGTATGTCGGTATGGATGATTTAATCTTAATGAGTCTGTACACAGTATGTGTAATGTGTTGATGGAAATCAAATTGATTCATTTTGCATTTCAGCTCGAGAGAACCAAGTGGCTATGAGCTGATGAGGTTATGGGAAGCGCTGAAGAAACTATTGATTTGGTACTCTTTTGTGTCCCGTATCGTTCTTTGTAGTTTTTGGCATGTTTTTATCAATTTTGTCATATCATTCAGGAGTTTATATTCAAAATTTATGCAATTGAATCATATTTTGCATGTCTTAGTGTGGGGTATGTTTTTTAAGGTAGTTATAGCCTTATGGATAAGTTTTTCCCTCACCATGAAATTTTTTTTTAGGCCCGGGGCTTGCtccaatcctggctccgccactggcgtCGATCGAGACATATTCAAAAAAAAAAGGCTGAAGAGGGATCAATACTTGCAAGTGAATACAATCACAGACAACGAATTTCCCAAGACTGGGCAACCATGAATCCTTCTCCATTTTGAAGCCATGATGTTTCTCAAGCCAATCAAATTTCTTGAGTGCATGGCAATTCCTGATCTCCAGTACCCATAAACTAGAGTTCAGATCTCCCAGTGAAGTGCAAACACAACTCTCCAACTCCGCATTTCAACTAAAACTAGCTCCTCCAATGACGGTACCGATACTTCTCTAACTTTCCGCGTGTTGCTTAATTTCAACCATGTAAGAAACGAAAACCTTCCCAGAATTGGAAATGCACTTCGCAATTTGAAAAACCTCTTACTACGGGGCTTGTTGATAGTGTGATTATCTGCAAAGAGGTACGGCAACCATCCAATGCTTGATTGAAAAACTTGCTCGAAACTTGAGGCAGTGAAGGTGAACTATGCTCAACATGACCGTCATCAAGTTTTAGATACTGAATGAAAATCAGCAGATGTTGCAGACAAATGCAGCACTCCCAAATGATGTTCCTTCTTAATTACTTCTTGGAGGCTTTGAAGAAGAAAGAGTCATACTGCACAATTAATACAAATGTTCTCAGTTCTGTCACTGATGCAAATGCACTTCGCAATTTTTATTCAAACTTCTCACTGCGGGGCTTGTTGATAGTGTGATTATCCATAGGGTATGCAGAAGGAATTAGTATTGGTAAATGGTGTACTGTTGGCAATATTTCTTTGCAACATATACTATACATTGTTGCAAACTCCGTTCTTGAAACAACCCTTGCAAAATCATGCATAAGAACACTAATGGGATAGGGAGTTTGTTTGCCTGAAGAGAAGATATCTTCATTTGCTTCAACCTGCTCAATAAGCCCGGGTTCACCAAGTCAGTCAGATAGGAATGCCCCATCTACTCTGAACTCCAACTTGAATGATCACACTTGACAAATCCCTATGAAATCCACATAAGACTAAATCCTCGGCAGAAAATTATAATTGTATGGGAATATAGAACAATATGAGAAGCACTATTGTAAATGGAAAAACAACTTGTCATAGCAAAGATTTAAAGACACCAGTGAGTTGCAGGGATTTCCAATATTCACTCCTCAGATTGTTGAGGATACACAGGGCCCGGGATGAGACGGGGAAACAACCCCCGCATCCTCCCCTGTGCGGGCGACTCATGAGGGGCACAAACCCTAGCCGTTGGTACCCGCCACTTCTCCTTCCTCCCCTTTGTCACCGCCGGAGGAAGACGTCAGGCTAAGCCTAGGGCGAGCCCTGATAGTGGCGGGGGATCACCTCCCTCTCGTGGTGGTCGGGTGGCACGGGGCACCCGGGCTCATGGGATGCATCCCTGATCTAATCCACGGTGGCACGACAATTGCACCCGTCAGCTGCATAGGGCGACCACTCGGAGACGATGGGTGGGTGTGGCGGCATGGATGTGGAGCCGTGGTGGTTAGCTGGTGATCCGCGGGGATCTCCATTTGCAAGCTGGTCTCCGACTAGATCTGATCGGATGTGCTACCAGGGGCCGGTGTGCATCGGGCTCTCTACTGGATGTGGACCGCGGCTTGGTGATAGTCTCCGATGAGATTTGATCAAGGTGTTGGCCTTCCGCGCATGCGGTAGCTGCCTGGCTGGCGGCGCTACGATCCATGGCTTGTTGGAGGTTATCAATATCCGATTAGACGGATGATTGTGACCACAAACTGTGCTGCAGAGACTTCCTATGACTCCACGACAATGGTGGTCATCGAAAGGTCTTTGGAGGGTTCATCTCTCCTAATCCGATGGTTGACTTTGGTGGTGAGATACAACTTATGGATGATGACTTGATGAAGATGGATGATTGTGCAGTGATGGCGATTGCATCGCATGTAACTGTTGGGATGTGAAAAACTGCTGGCAACAACACATGAGTGACTTCGATTGTTGTGCTACTCGAGCACCTGGTCTCGAGCTCCGGGGCGAAATTCTAGGTCAGACATGAGTGGTTATACCTAGTAATGACTATGTTTTTCTtatgtcgttaccttgttgaaggcattgctcggatatatGCTTGGACTAATTCTTCATGGTGAAAACCTAGATTTTGACCTTGTGGTTGGATCCGATGATGGCGGCGCTTGGGTGTCACTTCCTTCCTAAAGGCGTTCCTATTGAAGAACCTCGTCGTTcatgtggtgtcatgagatggttggtgcggatatggcCATTGTTCTAGTTTGCCGCTCGTAGATCTGATcacttagtttttttcttttttcttagctTATGCATAGTTTTGGTATTATATGTTGCTAGTTATTGGCATCTTTTCGTGTGTGTAAGTTGATGTTGGCTGTGTGCATACTAGTATGCAGAGGCTGGGTGTGTGCTCATGGTGTTATGTACCTTCTTGATGCTTTATTTTGAGCCAATAAAATCCTACTTTCTTAAAAATTCCTTGCATAGTTAGTCCAATGTTTGTCTTAACATGCTTCCTTAATAGTGCTCCTACAGTTTGTGCTGCTAATGGGTTTCCCTTTAATTTTTGTGCTATTTTCCATCCTATGTCGCTTAGACTTTCTTCCTCTTCGCACTTCTCATCACCAAATGCGCATGCTTTCCTGGTTCTTTTTGG
It contains:
- the LOC119340655 gene encoding uncharacterized protein LOC119340655, which translates into the protein MPAAPPPTLPEELVEEILLRIPPDEPAGLLRASLVCKSWSQAVSHRGFRRRLHDFHRAPPVLGFLHDWDDENIPDFISATVSPFSPAVPDRWLWQAVDCRHGRALFLSDDPDAEELLVWEPITGSQQRVPVPVMSDIGRTTAAVFCTADGCDHCNCHGGPFCVVFIFSVDSEDPDDGEYDTAACVYSSETGAWGELTLMHGEFYMHFTYYSSVLVGESLLYFVTDGGLILEYDMAMHGLTWFKAPYSCYSKGIPSFILMPAEDGGLGLVEELDPHLKLWSREMTDARWIPSRIINLGSLSLNGAQMGAACPVHVLGFAEGVSVIVVTTAAGLFTVQIQSEEITRVCDDHGYGNLIPVVGFYTPTPRVAEAEA